In Laspinema palackyanum D2c, one genomic interval encodes:
- a CDS encoding CAAD domain-containing protein: protein MSEPSTVPVVTTGVPNTGATNEQLERIGKQVREILSYLPDYVTGFVKDNQRPLTTVGLLIAALVSLRVLVAVLEVLNGIPLVQPTFEIVGMAYSGWFIYRYLLSATTRKELSVKVEEIKEQITGNHSPNP from the coding sequence ATGTCTGAACCATCGACTGTCCCAGTGGTAACCACCGGAGTCCCCAATACAGGGGCCACAAATGAACAGTTAGAGCGGATCGGCAAACAAGTTCGCGAAATCCTCTCTTATCTCCCGGATTACGTCACTGGGTTTGTTAAAGACAACCAAAGACCCTTAACCACCGTTGGTTTACTGATTGCGGCTTTGGTGTCCCTGAGAGTATTGGTTGCTGTCTTGGAAGTGCTTAACGGCATTCCCTTAGTACAGCCAACCTTTGAAATCGTGGGTATGGCTTACTCTGGCTGGTTTATTTATCGGTATTTACTCAGTGCAACGACTCGTAAAGAGTTGTCGGTCAAAGTTGAGGAAATCAAAGAACAAATTACCGGGAACCATTCCCCTAACCCCTAA
- a CDS encoding Uma2 family endonuclease — MSNQALKSILTVEEYLHYEELSDIRHEYIQGQVYAMSGGSQEHNLISVNIITGLKTQLRGSGCRVFSGNMKVRIKDLDLFYYPDVSISCNPQDRQKYFLEFPCLIFEVLSPSTERIDRQEKLINYRELNSLQEYVLVSQTEKKVEVYRRGDRPCDWSLATFLQNDIIDFQSLGLQLSLSDIYEEVEL; from the coding sequence ATGTCTAATCAAGCCTTAAAATCTATTCTGACGGTCGAAGAATATCTGCACTATGAAGAACTCAGCGACATTCGTCATGAGTACATTCAGGGTCAAGTTTATGCCATGTCCGGAGGTAGCCAGGAACATAATTTGATTTCGGTTAATATTATCACTGGCCTAAAAACTCAGTTACGCGGGAGTGGTTGTCGAGTCTTTTCGGGCAACATGAAAGTCAGAATCAAAGACCTGGATTTATTTTATTATCCTGATGTTTCAATTAGCTGTAATCCTCAAGACCGGCAGAAGTATTTTCTTGAGTTTCCTTGTCTAATTTTTGAGGTACTTTCTCCGAGTACCGAACGGATAGATCGTCAAGAAAAACTTATCAACTATAGAGAATTAAATAGTCTTCAAGAGTATGTGTTGGTATCCCAAACGGAAAAAAAGGTGGAAGTCTATCGGCGAGGCGATCGCCCCTGCGATTGGAGTTTAGCAACTTTTTTACAAAACGATATCATTGACTTTCAATCTCTTGGATTACAGCTATCTCTTTCAGACATCTATGAAGAGGTAGAACTGTGA
- a CDS encoding Uma2 family endonuclease yields MSRQTSVGKPNNKTEQQLLPLENGDRLTRPEFERRYHAMPNCKKAELIEGVVYMPSPVRSKSHGLPHAAIMAWLSNYWLATPGTELNDNTTVRLDLDNEPQPDALLRIETGGTSAIAEDDYVEGPPEFIAEIAASTATYDLHDKKQVYRRNGVQEYLVWRVSQTQLDWFHLTEGEYILIEPDENGVLRSLVFPGLWLDCPKLLAGDFSGVLTVWQEGLNSPEHAHFVHQLLEKQEN; encoded by the coding sequence ATGAGTAGACAAACTTCAGTGGGAAAACCCAACAACAAAACGGAACAACAACTCCTTCCTTTAGAGAATGGCGATCGCCTCACTCGTCCTGAATTTGAGCGCCGCTATCACGCTATGCCAAATTGCAAAAAAGCTGAACTCATCGAAGGAGTCGTTTATATGCCATCACCCGTCCGTTCTAAAAGTCACGGTTTACCTCATGCAGCAATCATGGCATGGTTAAGCAATTACTGGCTGGCAACGCCAGGGACCGAACTGAATGATAACACCACCGTGCGTCTCGATTTAGACAATGAACCCCAACCGGATGCACTGTTAAGAATTGAGACTGGGGGTACTTCCGCGATCGCAGAAGATGATTATGTTGAAGGTCCACCAGAATTTATAGCAGAAATCGCCGCATCAACTGCCACTTACGATTTACATGATAAAAAACAAGTCTACCGTCGTAACGGAGTGCAAGAGTATCTGGTGTGGCGCGTGTCTCAAACTCAACTGGATTGGTTCCACCTCACGGAAGGCGAATATATCCTCATCGAACCGGACGAAAATGGAGTTTTGCGGAGTCTAGTTTTTCCGGGGTTATGGTTAGACTGTCCCAAGTTATTAGCGGGAGATTTTTCCGGAGTCCTCACCGTTTGGCAAGAAGGATTGAATTCACCCGAACACGCGCATTTTGTCCACCAGTTGTTGGAAAAACAGGAGAATTAA
- a CDS encoding esterase-like activity of phytase family protein — MLFAQINPILWITLGLSCTFGMGCQPQTLPESFASPSKSRISNSASVINSPVEYLGEFKIPTGFIFQDTPLGGLSGITYDPQRNLYYAVSDDRAIQGPARFYNVEIELNPLAVNPIGVTPLVDKSSRPFPTYTVDPEGISLTRRDTLFISSEGDVERDIQPFIKEFSREGKELQSLPIPDKFIAQNGQGIRNNQAFESLTLSPSEQFLYTATETALVQDGEPANLEKGTPVRILQYDLTTGQPVQEFYYLTEPVQTEPKYPDGLTIHSLVELLAWDETKLLSLERGFTEDVGNTVLLYEVSLGDATNIQPIDSLKDVDIQNIQPAQKRLLLDLRTLDIPLDNLEGMTFGPKLADGRRSLILVSDNNFNPLQVTQFLVFAINLEE, encoded by the coding sequence ATGCTTTTTGCTCAAATTAACCCTATTTTATGGATAACTTTGGGATTGTCTTGTACTTTTGGCATGGGTTGTCAACCGCAAACCCTTCCCGAAAGCTTTGCCAGTCCTTCCAAGTCACGGATTTCTAATTCTGCCTCAGTGATAAATTCTCCGGTTGAATATTTAGGAGAATTCAAAATCCCCACCGGCTTTATTTTTCAGGATACCCCCCTCGGAGGACTCTCAGGAATCACCTACGATCCTCAGCGCAATCTGTATTATGCCGTATCAGACGATCGCGCAATCCAAGGACCCGCAAGATTTTACAATGTAGAAATAGAATTAAATCCTCTGGCTGTTAACCCCATTGGTGTTACCCCCTTGGTGGATAAAAGCAGTCGCCCTTTTCCCACTTACACCGTAGACCCTGAAGGGATTTCCTTAACCCGTCGCGATACCCTATTTATTTCATCCGAGGGAGATGTGGAACGAGATATTCAACCCTTCATCAAAGAATTTTCCCGGGAAGGAAAAGAACTCCAATCTCTCCCCATTCCCGATAAATTCATCGCTCAAAATGGTCAAGGGATTCGGAATAATCAGGCTTTTGAAAGCCTAACTTTAAGCCCGAGTGAGCAATTCCTCTATACCGCAACCGAAACGGCTTTAGTTCAAGATGGAGAACCCGCCAATCTGGAAAAAGGAACTCCCGTCCGCATTTTGCAATATGATTTGACCACAGGACAACCCGTCCAAGAGTTTTACTATCTCACCGAACCTGTACAGACTGAACCTAAATATCCGGATGGATTGACAATTCATAGCTTAGTCGAATTACTCGCTTGGGATGAAACAAAATTGCTCAGTTTAGAACGAGGCTTTACAGAAGATGTAGGAAATACAGTTTTATTATATGAAGTTTCTCTGGGAGACGCAACAAATATTCAGCCAATCGACAGTTTAAAAGATGTTGATATTCAAAACATCCAACCGGCTCAAAAACGCCTGTTGCTGGACTTGCGAACTTTAGATATTCCCCTGGATAACTTAGAAGGAATGACCTTCGGTCCCAAATTAGCCGATGGACGACGCTCGTTAATTTTAGTCAGCGATAATAATTTTAATCCGTTGCAAGTGACCCAGTTTTTAGTTTTTGCCATAAACCTAGAAGAGTGA